The Aureispira anguillae genome contains a region encoding:
- the hemH gene encoding ferrochelatase produces the protein MGKKGILLVNLGTPDEPSRGAVYRYLKEFLLDPRVIDVPAVQRNLLVRGIIAPFRSKPASELYQELWTEEGSPLKVYGYQLKDLLQVEMGDEYLVELAMRYQSPSIQVAIQNLLQQNIRELVIVPLFPQYSSACTGSIYEEVMRVLSKEQAIPPLKFINSFQDHPDFINAFVECAKEHDLNSYDHVLFSYHGLPVRQLEKADRSNNHCQKKENCCAQLTDENQFCYSAQCYATTKALAAALGIEKEKYTTCFQSRLGKDPWVEPYTSDILEKRAELGDKKLICFCPAFVADCLETVIEIGVEYQEEFEKMGGECVQLVRSLNAHPAWVKALKNIILEA, from the coding sequence ATGGGAAAGAAGGGGATTTTATTAGTCAATCTAGGAACACCAGATGAACCAAGCAGAGGTGCTGTTTACCGTTATCTTAAAGAATTTCTATTGGACCCTAGAGTGATTGATGTTCCTGCTGTTCAGCGTAATTTGTTGGTGCGTGGGATCATTGCTCCATTTCGTTCTAAGCCAGCCTCTGAACTCTATCAAGAGCTCTGGACAGAAGAAGGTTCGCCCCTTAAGGTTTATGGCTATCAATTAAAAGATTTATTGCAAGTTGAAATGGGCGATGAGTATCTGGTTGAGCTAGCCATGCGTTATCAGAGCCCTTCTATACAAGTTGCCATTCAGAACCTATTGCAACAAAATATTCGGGAGCTAGTTATTGTTCCTTTATTTCCCCAATATTCATCAGCATGTACAGGATCTATTTATGAAGAAGTCATGCGAGTCCTATCTAAAGAACAAGCCATTCCTCCTTTGAAGTTTATCAATTCATTTCAAGATCATCCTGATTTTATCAATGCTTTTGTTGAATGCGCAAAGGAACATGACCTCAATTCGTACGATCATGTTTTGTTTTCTTACCACGGATTGCCTGTTAGGCAATTAGAAAAGGCCGATAGGTCAAATAACCATTGCCAGAAAAAAGAAAATTGTTGTGCGCAACTCACAGATGAAAACCAGTTTTGCTATAGTGCCCAATGTTATGCAACCACAAAAGCATTGGCAGCAGCATTAGGAATTGAAAAGGAGAAATACACAACTTGCTTTCAATCTAGACTGGGAAAAGATCCTTGGGTGGAGCCCTACACCTCAGATATTTTAGAAAAACGAGCTGAGTTAGGAGATAAAAAACTCATTTGCTTCTGTCCTGCTTTTGTAGCAGACTGTTTAGAAACGGTGATTGAGATCGGCGTGGAGTATCAAGAAGAATTTGAAAAAATGGGCGGAGAGTGCGTACAATTAGTAAGAAGCTTAAATGCTCATCCTGCTTGGGTAAAAGCACTTAAAAATATTATTTTAGAAGCTTAA
- a CDS encoding hybrid sensor histidine kinase/response regulator, whose product MSQNKKDTTQKKTKITNSIEQLFHLNYLATGLAVGVRLITHSFSGNSLTSILVDGCLMVVLFCFYYFSSYRKLYPALTWPFIITTQIMVLVLWLSYNSMESIIAPIYLLIVLFYALYSRQNSYPKIALGSVLLAVVLVLLIQLNPVWWDNFESTGRWIDYTMITICIIGVTTMVLDFVNQRLEEEWKKSEEKANQLDLARKEAEQRRDLLAMLKDLQSDFFLEEDLKDAFNNLLAQLLKITNSKFGFVGEVMEEKGQPYLKTHAFLDLIHNQETTVLYQNQVNQATKNANLELLFDYIIEYDNYVIANQPSMLERRGVSLEQFNLNNFLGIPVTYNYKTIGVIGIANREGGYNEALVHILSPFLSTYGSIIQNIRLKRRQEEYENELKEAKELAEYSNRLKSQFLTNISHELRTPLSLIMGPIDMMLKRSKGELTREELHSYLSIMQKNGNKMLEYIKDIMDLAKLNSNKLVVTKQKVELFPFIENIYTLFKTEIAHRNISYTLEYEVNKGILLNLDAQKIEKILSNLLSNAFKYTKDNGMVKLLVKGVDQGIEIQVCDSGIGIPSEHLPYIFNRFYQVKKENETIFSGTGVGLALVKELADIQGLEVKVVSDLSKGSCFSFILPQQDITNHFDKQQEPAITTSSLSSKQTKVSILDKSKNAILVVEDNYDMRLFLNNILNKEYEIILAENGREGLSVLKQNASDISLVITDLMMPEMDGMELLEHIKSSSWGYNLPVIVLTAQNQRDSRLNALRIGVDEYLTKPFSVDELMASIKNLIKNHKVRQGWKS is encoded by the coding sequence ATGAGTCAAAATAAAAAAGATACCACACAGAAAAAAACAAAGATAACAAACTCCATAGAACAATTATTTCATTTAAATTACCTAGCAACTGGTCTTGCAGTAGGAGTAAGATTGATCACACATTCCTTTTCGGGAAACAGTTTAACTTCGATTTTGGTGGATGGCTGTTTGATGGTAGTCTTATTTTGTTTTTATTATTTTTCTAGTTATAGGAAGTTATATCCAGCTTTAACTTGGCCCTTTATCATTACTACTCAAATAATGGTGCTTGTTTTGTGGCTGAGTTACAACTCTATGGAAAGTATTATTGCTCCCATCTATTTGCTAATTGTGCTGTTTTATGCACTTTATTCTAGGCAAAACTCTTATCCTAAAATAGCATTAGGAAGTGTTTTGTTGGCTGTTGTGTTGGTCTTACTGATTCAATTAAATCCTGTGTGGTGGGATAATTTTGAATCAACTGGGCGTTGGATTGATTATACCATGATTACCATTTGCATTATTGGGGTAACAACAATGGTACTTGACTTTGTTAATCAACGATTGGAAGAAGAGTGGAAGAAATCAGAAGAAAAGGCCAATCAGTTGGATCTTGCTAGAAAAGAAGCTGAACAAAGAAGAGATCTTTTGGCCATGCTAAAAGATTTACAGTCTGATTTTTTCTTGGAGGAGGATTTAAAAGATGCTTTTAACAACTTGTTGGCTCAATTGCTCAAAATCACAAATAGTAAGTTTGGTTTTGTGGGGGAGGTAATGGAAGAGAAAGGGCAACCTTATTTAAAGACGCATGCATTTTTAGATTTAATACACAACCAAGAAACAACAGTATTGTACCAAAATCAAGTTAATCAAGCTACAAAAAACGCCAACCTAGAATTACTATTTGATTACATAATAGAGTATGATAATTACGTTATTGCCAATCAGCCATCAATGTTGGAACGACGTGGGGTTTCTCTGGAGCAATTTAATCTAAATAATTTCTTGGGAATTCCTGTTACTTATAATTACAAAACTATTGGTGTTATTGGAATTGCCAATAGAGAGGGAGGATATAATGAAGCCTTAGTGCATATTTTATCTCCATTTTTGTCTACGTATGGTTCTATTATTCAAAATATTCGACTTAAAAGAAGGCAAGAAGAATATGAAAATGAACTGAAAGAGGCCAAGGAATTGGCAGAGTATTCCAATCGACTCAAATCTCAGTTTTTAACCAATATATCGCATGAACTCCGTACGCCTTTGTCTCTAATAATGGGACCGATTGATATGATGTTGAAACGATCCAAAGGCGAATTGACAAGAGAGGAACTTCACAGTTATTTGAGTATAATGCAGAAGAATGGCAATAAAATGTTGGAGTACATAAAAGACATTATGGACTTGGCAAAACTAAACTCCAACAAATTGGTCGTGACTAAACAAAAAGTGGAATTATTTCCATTTATTGAAAATATCTATACCTTATTCAAAACAGAGATTGCACATAGAAATATTAGTTATACCTTGGAATATGAGGTCAATAAAGGAATCTTGTTGAATTTGGATGCTCAAAAAATAGAAAAGATTTTGAGCAATTTACTATCCAATGCTTTTAAATATACTAAAGATAACGGAATGGTAAAACTGCTGGTAAAAGGTGTAGACCAAGGCATTGAAATACAAGTTTGTGATTCAGGAATAGGCATTCCTTCAGAACATTTGCCTTATATCTTCAATCGTTTTTATCAAGTAAAAAAAGAAAATGAAACCATTTTTTCAGGGACGGGTGTTGGCTTGGCTTTGGTTAAGGAGCTAGCCGATATACAAGGTTTAGAAGTCAAGGTGGTTAGTGATCTGTCCAAAGGGTCTTGTTTTTCTTTTATACTCCCACAACAGGATATAACCAATCATTTTGATAAACAACAAGAACCTGCTATAACAACAAGTTCGTTGTCTTCTAAACAGACTAAAGTCTCTATTTTAGACAAGAGCAAAAACGCTATATTAGTAGTGGAAGATAATTATGATATGCGTTTGTTCCTCAATAATATCCTCAATAAGGAGTATGAAATTATTTTAGCAGAGAATGGAAGGGAGGGCTTGAGTGTTTTAAAACAGAATGCTTCTGATATTAGCTTAGTGATAACAGATTTGATGATGCCAGAAATGGATGGGATGGAGTTATTGGAGCATATAAAATCTTCTTCTTGGGGCTATAATCTGCCAGTAATTGTTTTGACGGCTCAGAATCAAAGAGATAGCCGCCTTAACGCACTGAGAATAGGGGTAGACGAATATCTGACAAAGCCATTTTCTGTAGATGAATTGATGGCTAGTATTAAAAACTTAATTAAGAACCACAAAGTAAGACAGGGCTGGAAATCTTAG
- a CDS encoding C1 family peptidase, whose product MYKSIALTLIMAVASFSGKAQDTEKITNKEGSQYQFTILKDMEATPVQSQGRTGTCWTFSALSFLESELLRMGKGKHELSEMWIARNAYHDKAINYVRMHGSFNFSAGGAFHDIPHVIKKYGIVPLEAYEGLNYGSKIHNHSEMDAMLKAMVDVVVKSPQNRVLTPVWTDAVDGVLDAYLGKKPEEFEVDGKKYNGKSYAKELGLDMDDYVVLGSFTHHPFYEQFVLAVPDNWAFGQVYNLPIDELMEVAESALMKGYTWAWAADVSEKGFSFRDGLAIVPEDESTIRKRGRDNKHFSDAGAEKISDAFNQPVPEKKITQEMRQAAYDNYQTTDDHGMHATGIVKDQNGTKYFVIKNSWGTGNHCDGYFYASEAYFRYKTMNMMVHKSALPKKIAKKLGIK is encoded by the coding sequence ATGTATAAGTCAATTGCACTTACTTTGATAATGGCTGTTGCATCTTTTAGCGGAAAAGCACAGGATACAGAAAAGATTACCAATAAGGAAGGAAGTCAATATCAGTTTACTATACTCAAAGATATGGAGGCTACTCCCGTACAGTCTCAAGGGAGAACAGGAACTTGCTGGACTTTTTCAGCTCTGTCTTTTTTAGAATCAGAGTTGTTGCGCATGGGCAAAGGTAAACATGAGCTTTCTGAAATGTGGATTGCTCGTAATGCTTATCACGACAAAGCTATTAACTATGTACGTATGCATGGTAGTTTTAACTTTAGTGCTGGTGGTGCATTTCATGATATTCCTCATGTAATTAAGAAGTATGGTATTGTTCCATTGGAAGCTTATGAAGGGCTAAATTATGGAAGCAAAATACACAACCATTCTGAAATGGATGCTATGTTAAAAGCAATGGTAGATGTTGTGGTAAAAAGCCCTCAAAATAGAGTGTTAACCCCTGTATGGACTGATGCTGTAGATGGTGTATTGGATGCATATTTGGGTAAAAAGCCAGAAGAGTTTGAAGTAGATGGCAAAAAATACAATGGCAAAAGCTATGCAAAAGAATTGGGGCTAGACATGGATGATTATGTAGTGTTGGGCTCTTTTACGCATCACCCATTTTATGAGCAATTTGTATTGGCAGTGCCAGATAACTGGGCGTTTGGTCAAGTATATAACTTGCCAATTGACGAATTGATGGAAGTGGCAGAGTCTGCTTTGATGAAAGGTTATACTTGGGCTTGGGCGGCCGACGTTTCTGAAAAAGGTTTTTCATTTAGAGATGGATTGGCTATCGTACCTGAAGATGAGTCTACGATTCGCAAAAGAGGAAGAGACAACAAGCATTTTAGTGATGCTGGAGCAGAAAAAATTAGCGATGCCTTTAATCAACCTGTTCCTGAGAAAAAAATTACTCAAGAAATGCGTCAAGCAGCTTATGATAATTATCAAACGACTGATGACCACGGAATGCATGCAACAGGGATTGTAAAAGACCAAAATGGTACAAAATATTTTGTGATTAAGAACTCTTGGGGAACAGGTAATCATTGCGATGGTTATTTTTATGCTTCAGAGGCTTACTTCCGTTATAAAACGATGAATATGATGGTACACAAAAGTGCTTTACCAAAGAAAATTGCTAAAAAATTGGGCATTAAATAA